One Puntigrus tetrazona isolate hp1 chromosome 25, ASM1883169v1, whole genome shotgun sequence genomic window, AACAACTTATCGTCATTGAGTGATGTCTATCTAGGTCACCTTCCACAACTTTTGTCTTTGCACCTAGAGGAGAACTGGCTAAGCAGGCTTCATGATAACTGCCTCACGCACTTCCCAAACTTGCAGGAGCTCTATGTTAACCATAACCTTCTCTCCTCGATCAGTGCGGAGGCTTTCCAAGGGCTTAACAAGCTCTTGAGGCTCCATCTTAATTCAAACCAGCTGAGGGCCATAAGAACAGAGTGGTTCCGGGACCTTTTCCAGCTAGAAATCTTGATGATAGGAGAGAATCCAATTGCCAGAATACAGGACATGAATTTCAAGCCCCTTATCAATCTCCGCAGTCTTGTGCTAACCAGAATGAACCTCACTGAAATCCCTGACAGTGCCCTGGTTGGACTTGATAAGCTGGAAAGCGTGTCATTCTATGATAATATGTTCCCAAAAGTACCTCAAGCTGCTCTCAGACGAGTGCGGAACCTCAAGTTTCTGGACCTTAACAAGAATCCCATAGAGAGGATCCAAAGAGGTGACTTTGTGGACATGATCCATTTGAAAGAACTTGGCATTAACAGCATGCCAGAGTTAGTTTCCATCGACAGCTTTGCAGTGCACAACCTACCAGAGCTGACCAAAATCGGAGCGACAAGCAACCCCCGACTTTCCTACATCCACCCGAATGCATTCACCAAGCTCCCGAGGCTGGAGTCCTTGATGCTCAATAGCAATGCACTCCGGGCCCTTCATCATGTGACGGTGGAATCCTTGCCTAACCTTCAGGAAGTAAGCATGCACTCCAACCCCATTTACTGCGATTGTGTCATCCGCTGGATCAATATGAACAAGACCAAGGTCCGCTTCATGGAACCGGATGCCCTCTTATGTGCAGGGCCCTCAGAGTTTGAAGGTCGACTTGTCAAGCATGTGCATTTCCGTGAAATGGCGGATATCTGCCTGCCACTAATATCTCCGGAGAGCCTTCCTGAGCAGGTCAATGTGGATTCTGGGCGTTCAGTGTCTCTGCACTGCAGGGCGTTTGCTGATCCTGAACCTGAGATCTACTGGGTCACACCTTCAGGAGAGAAGATTTTGCCTCAGATGGTTTCTAAGAAGTATCACCTGCATCCTGAGGGAACAATTGATATTTATGGCATCACAGAGAAAGAGGCTGGGCAGTACACCTGCGTGGCCCACAATCTTATAGGGTCAGATATGAGATCCGTCTCAGTCGTAGTAAACGGGTTCTACCCACTGCCAGCAAATGAATCCCTGCACATCCAAGTCAAAGGGACTGAGCCACATTCGGTGATGGTTTCTTGGGTGCCACCCAAAGGCAGTCTTGTGTCGAACATCAAGTGGTCAACCACATCCCAGCAGCGCTCCATGCAGCTCACCGCCCATGTGTTGTCAGATATAAAAACGTACAACCTCACACACTTGCAGCCACTGACGCAGTACGAGGTGTGTGTGGAAATTACAGACCTGCAAAGtagacatttgaaaaactgtgtAAATGTCAGTACAGCTGAGGTATCAGTTGGAAAAACTCATGATGGATTCGATGATGGTTTGATAATCAGCGTCACTGCGATGCTTCTGATTGTGTCTGTGGTGGCCTGTTCGTTCATTTGCATGTTGCGAAGGAGTGATCACCTTTACAGGAAATTACGGAATCAGCAGTCTGAGATATTACCTTCACACATTAAACCAATCTGGTTTGGGTCAAGGGCTAAAGCCAATGATTCAGAAACAGACTCCAAAAACTCCATTTGAGAGAAGAGCAGTGGTTTGGGATGCAATGGACACTggactgtgtgtttttaatatctcTCTCAATCTGATACCGACTTGCACCACTGGATCATTAAGAAATGGATTCTGTGTGGTTTGTGGTCCAAGACATTTCTTGCTAAATCTGACATTGATTGCCAAAAAGCCActaattgtttaaatgtcacACTTCACTGGGGAGCATGAAGAGAATCGTTATTTCATGCAGGATCAAAGAACAGCACATGAAAGGTTGTGCTTGACTATTTACAAAGAGCGCAAAGCCTCAGTGGTCGAATCTTTTTATTGTGGGCTTGTAGCAACACTACTTGTGCTGTGTCATtggtaaaataaacaatgtcaagTTTATGATGGACTACGCTTTGTAGAATAGATCATAATGGGACAAATGTATGACACTTtgtgataaaatacatttatacagaaAATTACAACTTGTTTTCATTGTAAGCTTTACAACTGACTAATTAAACTGTCATCTAAGAAGACACAAAcgtaaaagaaagagaagagatgCTCGAGATAAAAAGAACAACTTGAAGTCACAGTTACttgaaatatatgtaaaaaaatacatcattagGTTTAAAAGccttttggtaacactttaaaataggcaacacttgttaactattaattccaacttttccctcaataaattctgctgcttaattactaattaatagttagtaaggtggttgttaggtttaggtattgggtaggattacaGGTATTAagatgtgcttaattagcactaataaatggctaatatcctagtaatatgcatgctactAATCAACTTTAGCGTGGcaagaacaaaatgttgaaatactAGAAAATAGTGGAAATGAGGAGGTGGAGTTTTTCAGTGTGGAGGTGGGGTTTGTGGGAGAAAAAAATTCACAGAATTCATTGACTTTAAGTCACATTATCTtctctttcattaaaaatccaATAGGAATTCCAACGCTAAACTCCCACAGGTGATGAATTGCCGTCACAGGACGAATGATGTGGAGGATTTATCAGACTTGCATGCTCATATATCACTGGGGGTTTTAGCACCCAACACAGGGGCTTTTAGAGTTGGGCCATTTGTCACCTACACAGCAGCTAAATTATGCGCCATTATAGCAGTAGGTACCGAATAGGTCAGCAGGAATGAGCTGCATCTGGTCTCTCTATTTCACAGTGAGCCTGGTGAGACATGGATGGCATTATGGACACAGCAACACCTGTGGTTCACACTGAGAGGGCAAGCAATGAgtcaaaaaacacaaaggttAAGGAGAAGACGTCTTAATTTAATTCAAGACAATAAAGCTATTGAATATCTAAACCCTTAACCTCACAAGAAGTATTAACTGACTTCCAAGTTGAACATTGAGCCTTTCTGATTcaattttaaaactgcattatcaaagataaatagatatatataaaagtaatagagGATGAGCGCCCCCTGCAGGCTGAAATCACAAGAGGGCAACACGAGACTCATTTAATCAACCATAACTTTCCATCAAGTACAAGGACACTACAGACTAGCATTTGCCCCATCAAGAAAATCAATTCACTCTCCATTAATTTCCAACCACATAACATCGCAATTAATATAAGGTATATGACACACTGTGTGTGAACAGGAAGACGAATTACCTCTTAATTAAGTGATGTGCTCAGCAACTGAGAAAATGAGCAAATGGGCTAGTTCTTCAGGAACATTAGTTCAATTAATCTTGATTATCTCACCTATCACAGTGTTTATGTCCTTCTTTTCATACGGCCACCCCATGatcatgcaaatgaaaaaaacgtTATTAATTGGCTAATATGATGAACTTGAAACATCAATTTCAAGCTCCACCTGGTTTGATAACTACGCATCTCCATTACAAGGGTTTTTTTATGGGTTTGTGCCATATCATCAAGTTAACACAGACACCCAAAGACAATGAAAGTTAAAGCgataattcaccccaaaattaatttttatcaATATCTCACCCTGATGTTATTTCCAAccctttatgaatttctttctctgtggaacacaaaataagtttaggtaaagaatgttggtaactaaAGCGTTGTTGACTACTGACTTCTATCgtatgaaaatacaaaacaaaacatttctcaaaaattCTTCCTGTATGTTCCACAGATGCATTGGATTCAGGTTCaatcagattttgttttgttgaccTTTCAGAATAATCACAGCTTCTTAAAGACGACTGtcataaaacactgaattattACACTGTTAAAATGAAACGGCAGTACACAGAAGTCCAACGATttaaaaaatcagtaaaaataaattgaccaatataataatccaaaatataaaaatccaaCATTTTAAAGAGGTGAATTCTAAAATGAGctcattaattttaaaagtatcaTTTTGGATATTCAGCAAGAAAAATTTAGTAGTATAATGTAATAGTTAATAAATTACTACAaaattctgcattttcattcatgcagaaatatgcattaattacatagaaaatatttaccaaatcaagtattttaacatacacacacttatccagaacaataaaaaacaatgtattatatgtacattcttcatttattaacttaattcAGTATAgataatacataaacaatatgcaattatttgattatactctagaaatatatattctaGAGCTTATTTCTTaaatcacatacacacacacacgtttgttttcGTGAATTGTGGGGATAtcccataggcgtaatggtttttatacagtacgaactgtatgtgctattgtcctacaccaaccctgCACCTAAACCTACACCTTACGGGAAACAGCcgttttagattttcaaaaaaaaaaaaaactctgtatGACTTGTGGGGACATGTGGTAAAGTCACCCTCTCCTTGTAATACCTACATCATACTTATGTCTTTATAAAATTTGTGTACTCATGTCACAAAAACGCATGCACACAAATGCACAATTTGAAGCATCTCAATACAGATATTAGAACAAACAATAACATGCGATTACTCGATAAATAAATAGTCGATACATACAAGGAAATAAAAAAGTCCACAGACAGACATCAAACAGTGACTCGTACTGTAAAAGTCAGATTTAATTAGGAATGGTATTAAGACAAGACTGTGCCTCTTGGCAGAGCTGAAAACCCTGTGCTTAGCGCTCCACTTTGATGGCACATTTTGTAATGAATAATTTACCTGGTTCTAATGACCCTGTAAGCCGACCCATTCAAGCAGCGCCATCGTTCTGAACGAGGTGATTACAGCAGTGAGCCAATGTGAGACGCCAAGATTAGAGAAAAAATGAGCACAGTTCAGGGGGAGGTTAGCGAGAGCCTAGCAGCAAACAGCTATTGTATTAGTATTCAACCAAGCTAACAAGTTTTCTTGGCATTGGCTCTGAACAGGTGTTTCATCTTTGTTTAATGATGACTGAAACAcctttttatatgaaaattgAATCAATCTACAAATGACTGTTTGGGGCACGGATGTGATCGCGAGCCAGTTTGTCAATCTGTGCAAGGATGAAATGGAAAAGACGGGCAtgtttggacacaaaaacactACAGTAACCCAATAAAAACAATCAGTTCTCTAGGAGGCACAAACATGACAAATTTGCTCGGTTTCATCAAAAACCAAAAGCTGACAGACAGAGCTCTTATCCTGGCAAATGATAAGGTTAGTGAATTATCAATACCTCCCTTATTGCCTCGACTTGCCCGAATGCTATTTACGGTTCATGGTGCTGCATATAAATAGACGCATTCCACGACAACAAGTATCGAGTCAATTCGTGACCAAAACACATCCACTGTCCTTTTACTCATTGACTTCACAATTTGTCAGTGACTGAATCATGCAGGGACCTCGACAGCTGCAGGCAAGAGCCCACAAGATAAATCtctaacattaaaatgtcaatttatgtCAAGACTGATTAACAGTGATTAGCTGTGTCATATTAGTTTCTTTCCAAACAGATGGTAGTGTTTTTACTCTCACCTAAAGCTGCATATGAAGGGCGgatttatcattttgaaaatgttgttataattataatgtatgtGCTTCAGAGATAAATTGATGGCTGAATGAAGACGACTATTCGgctgaaaatacaaaacacactgaAGTCACTTTGGTCAGAGATATGCGGGATATTGTCTAAATGTGCATTTGGCATAAATCCTTTGTGATTAATAACTGTAAACTgaataatatagttttattcagatttcatgttaataaaatctcttttttgtgttaattttaatcacattttttgtcattttgttctgcaattttgatatttttattagttagttctttttttaaacatcatttatatatatatatatatatatatatatatatatatatatatttttttttttatttttttttttttttttttttttttcagtttcaggtGTTCTTTATTTCCAGTTATTCATTTTAGTGCTTAGCTTAAACTTTTTTCAGTTAGTTAACAAAGATACATTTCTAATTGTCATTTAAGTTTCTTGtctaatcatttatttcagcttCAGCTTTACACATTCAAGTGATTTaatactaaatgaaaaattcatttagtattaatgattcatttcagtGAATTCACTGTACACTCAGACAATGAATCGTCTAGGAAATATGATTTAAGAGTGCTTACTTTGAATGCACTCTTAGCTTTGCGTCACAGCGAACGTGAACGAAAGATAACATTTTCGCACTGAAGTTTCCCACAGATCCTTTTCCACGTGCAGAAAAACGaatatttttgactttatccatttttcttttttttttgacgtcCTTCAGAAactaaaaggaaaacaaaacgaAGGCTGATATTTATGTGCCGCATAACCATTTAAATTATTGATGAAATTTTTTAACGTCTGAAAAGTAAAGGCTTTCAACAGGAAGATTGAACAAACAATGGCCGATggacattgtttaaatatttcatgctAGAATATAAAACGACTATTACTGTGCAGAGCTGTTAGCCAAACTCACCGCGTTTCAGTGATAAGATCCACCGCCTGACTCTAATCCTGTCACTAAAGACCATTAGCCCTGACAACAGACACAAGAAATAGACATAGGTAAAGCACGTCAGCTGAGCAAAATAAACCCCAAACAACGACTCTTCCAAGGTATCATGATACAGGCCTGCTTCATGCACCCCTTCACATAATAACACTATACATCACTCCACTTCCCAATAAAAACAAGCTCACACTTCATTTTATCTGTGCTCATATTTCAGAGCCGCTCCAATACATGAACAGATCTACTCTACTTAAAGAGGAAACGCCGTGCGATTCAATGCGGACAGACTGTAGCACTCTCTGTGCGGTTTGATTGTATACGTAAAGGCCAGCGATTACACGGTGCAGCACAAGAGAACAAACTCCATCACCTGTGAAAAAAACTATAACAACACAGGAGAACTGTGAGGAACTCGGGCTCAAAATCAGAGCGAGGTGCAGCGTGACAGATACGACCGAGTAACTCTGCTTCTGTTCTGAAGAGTTGACGTCTACAGATGGCTAAAGCTTCGCGTGTCGCTCCGTCAGGAAAGACAACACGTCTTTACGttgcttttcattttgaagCATGTAGTTACGTGCATCTAGACCTTATTCTGTTGCTTTCAGGTGCCAGTGGAAGCAGGAACACTGACTGCATGAGATGATATTctttagaaaaatgtaatttgacaGTATCGTAATGATGATATCAGCCGTAATACCATTGCACATCACGGGCCCAGATCTTTCATTAGGCAAGCCAGTGTGTGTGAAatttatatctcaaaatataTCAATGAAGCACTGGTGAAAATGCTTCTATTTTGcgctttttaaatgttgtacATCTTGAATTACAAAAGATTTGATTTACATAAGTGTCAATGTAATCGCGTTTTACATGGTTTTAATCAGTATTGTTAATTGGATATTGACTTCAAAAATGGCTTAAgatcatgattattattatcataaaatgAACCAGTgataatatcaatattaataatcaaatatttgtattaaattaatgcgttcaatttaaaaagtgtaaaatagaagaattattattattaacagcaACAGCAATAATGATCTaaagtgatgatgatgaatatGTGAGTATTTGGTTGACTAAATAATCAGTTATGTTCTTTGTAAATCATATGCAGTTATAgttcaattacaaaaaaaatcaaacgcAAAACTAATTAATAACAACACggttacatgtaaataaatataaaatatatagcattATTGCGTTGTGATGCCTAAATTAAAACGATTAATTTTCCATTTTACAAACCTTTATATGATGTTTATTTCTAAATTGCATCTGATGTTTTTCAGATCAGtggtattttagtatttttacactattaatgtatttctaaatattaaaaactagcttttatttttgttttaagttcatttttggtaatatatgtgcttttttaatagtttaagcatttaaacgttttttaaacTTTAGGTTTAGTAAATTCAGTACTTCAATGTAAACTCGCCAAGGCAGGATTTctataaattttcatttaagtttgtAAGTTACGCAAGTTATTCATTACGCCACGTTCAGCAAGTTTTCACATTTCGATAAAACATTGCGAATACAAACCTTTATCTCATTTGCAATAAAATGCCCTTGCAGCAAGACCTGAAAAGATGCTTTTTTAAGTAAACCAGTTTTATTTGGATGTTCGCGTTTTCAGCAAAGTCTTGCCCAAAGGCCGCTTTCGAACCTACAATCTTTTAACTCATCTTCAAACCATTATTCCACACCAGTTTATAGCCTATGAGTCAATACTGCCCACttctcttgcaaaaaaaaagcctccTGTCTCTGCTTCATATCCATATATCACCTCTCTCATTCTCCATCCTCCCTCTCTCTGGAGGAGAAAGCAGTAATGCAGTACAGGACCCGAGTATCTCTCAGCGTCGGGCCGTGTGCCATGTTCTCAGCACAGCTGCCGGGATGCAGGGAGCACTAGAAGATGGATGAAAGGATTGACAGAAAATGACTGAGCGTGGCAGGGGAAAGATAAGCGCCAGACGGAAGGCTCTAGAAGTCGGACAGGAGCAAAGCAGGTGAAACATCTTTCAGCCGTCTGAAAGAACAGCCACAGTCTGGAGGCACTGACACCAGCCAAAGAGTATCAGCGTAGGACTCAAACACAAAGACGAGTCGTTTCCTTAATACCTTCTGCTGTCACCAGTGATTGAAAGACACTATTTCAAAACATCCTTTCTATGAAGCGcaacatttgtttgcaaataaatCATGAGGCTTTCATGTCACATTTATGAaggttttaataaatgatgcacACAGGTTTATAGACCTTGATGTGCAGCTTTATTGTAGAACTAAGGACTTGCAAtagtgtttttctgaaaaaaaacaaacaaacaaacaaacaaaaaatgagaTAAGGGTAATGCATATAATTTGGAAGCCTGTGGGGTTGCATCTTTGACTAACGTTGCAAGtgcaatatgttttttatttatttatttatttttttcaagtacTAAAATGCCGCCATTTGTACATTCTATGGGTATAGCTTCCGGTCTAATCTGGAagctaatattttaatgcatcttaattatgaacacaccgGTGTCTAGTACAAACAGTTTTACCGTTTACTGCATGTCGTTATTTGCCTCGTTTTTTTCCTATAGCGTCTAACAAACCAGAAGCCTCACCGATAGGCTTACTTCTGCGTTCAGGAAAAAGAtggttatataatatataataactgacattataaaacaatagcATGTCCAGTTTATAGCAAAATGTTACTCTCGTTTCTTTGGACCGATTTTCATATTACATACATGTCTCTTAACTATGGAAATAAATTTCTgccacaaaataaagaaaaactgtaactgtttttttaatcttgcaattgcaagtttatatctcacaattttgagtTAGAGGTATAGCTTTAAAATGGCACTACTATGATGTCACGGTGCCGAATTGCTgaataaatttgttatttttgttttatttccatacaaaaaatattctcgGACGGCAGACGGACTATGTCTTTCTTAATTTTATGGACCAAATGAAGACAAATGagtgattaatttaaaaaaaaagtatttttaatttattttctcaatattttgaaatgtttctgcaaattgtgagttataaatttatatcacacattttttttctcaatattgtACGTTTAAAAACAGACAACTCGGATTTAATTTATCGCAAATTACAACTTGTCAATTTCGctgaattatgtttttaacaattctgAGATGATATATTGTATCAATTTTTTACAATTCTGACTTCTCATAAGTTTGTCTCTCACAATTCTAAAGTATCTAAAGATTTCAAAATAACATCCTGCAATTCTGAACTTTTTTCCTCAAGGTCGTcacttttaaacacacaattcCGACTTTGTCGTAAACCTCATAATTCAGACTTTTGTACTCAGAATTATATGTAACGGATGTTCTATAGTATCCATACAGAATCTATAGAATATATACAGTTCTTCAGAATGGTTTATTACACACCATTGTGAATTCATCGCAATTTAGTGTATCACAATTTAGACTTTTTCTCTGAGTGTGTATCTCTTCTAAGGAGTGACTAATTCCATGGACAAAATtcaattcatattaatattacagcACAAAATCACACATTGCATAGCACTCAGTCAGTGACGTCTGTGAAGTTCTCAAAAACACATGCAAGCCATGTTAAACTACACTTACAGGTATGTGACTTTAAGTATGGGTTTGTTTGAATGGCTTCATAGAAAACCTTGTCACTTAACTCACAGCAGCTCTGTCACCTGTGctaattgtcatttttgctaatagaatatgatttttttcacaCGACTCGATAATGAAAttcaatgtttattattttcgttctctttttttttttttctttttagatgtTGCAGTCCTAGTTTAACTGCCACTTAGCCTGggatgtttttttaacagttgaCCTCAAATCTGCTACATAAAATATTggactgcatttaaattaatgagAATCTAAAGTGCTTTATTTGTCAGTTGACTGCTGAGACCTTCTACTGCAAATACCCATCAGTCAACCAATTAATCAGGAGTGCtgcatttgcattcatttaaataaactccAATGCCGTCTCCATTCAAACATGTCTCTTATAAGGCTGTTTACATTCAAGGGTTCCTGTCCACACCGAGTCTTGTTTTCTGGGAGATAAGTGCTTTTCTGTTGCCTGtcacatttcttttcatttcatgttcGAATGTAAGTACAGGTCTGAGAGAAGTAGATAAGTGTGTTCTTCTAATGCTTACGAGGGATTTATGCGGGAGAGGAAGTCCAGTTCAGACAAACCGTATAGGAAGGTACagaaatatctatatataaacaagTGGGCTACCCGTGAAAGCAATCGCTCATGTGCATGAGAGATTTTGTGGGCGTCTGAAAGAGACTCGAATAAAAGCTCTGCGGGATTTCTAAGTTTTAATCCAAAATAGTTCTTTGGGGGTGTTGTAGTTTAAACATTCAAAGTCAAACTTGATTAATGACATGAAAGTCAAAGGTCCATGATGcctattgatttaaaatacatgttgaCCAGTGGAAAAAAACCCAATTTCCTTTCTTAATGCATGTTTCTGTTTCATCAGTCAAGATGTCATGGCTTTCTCTGCAtctttgtaaaaatgttcacCAATACCCAAATAGCAATGTTTTAGTATTAAAGTCCGGCTCCATTCTGATAAGCAAGACTTTTTTAAGATCCAGTCAATTCCTAATGgatgtttttgaatgaacattACGTTCCTTTCAAAgttgtttaaagcatttaattaaaacataattagcaaaaacaaagcacaaagtAAGATtcagaatataaaaacacttctataatttcttttattttttgctaccATGCATGTAAGAATCTCGCAACTTTATAAAAGGTAACTTAATAGGTTACAACTGCTAACTATTAACTACTACTTTTCtcttaataaattcttaatttgctgcttagaAATAgctagtaaggtagttgttaagtttaggtattgattAGGAATATAGAATAAGGCcatgtagaataagacattaatacgtgcttaattagcactaaatGGCTAGATGGGAacaagcaactaataggtgtaactgtaaaataaagtgttaccaaatctCTTTAGTAAAACCTGTTTTATCCTcaatatataaagttaattacaaccttttatattacaaaaatccTGAGTCCACagacttgcatttaaaaaaactaaatggcaGCAACTCCAAAAACCAAATTTGGGGGCTATAACAATAACTCAGAACCGGTTagt contains:
- the lrrn3a gene encoding leucine-rich repeat neuronal protein 3 — encoded protein: MKDLLLAVCLLALTNSVQASEWRVVCLKLCKCDVRPWFSPSSMYNEAPTVDCNDLGLLSLPEKLPLDTQVLLSQANNIAKIDSPLDYLVNLTEVDLSRNNLSSLSDVYLGHLPQLLSLHLEENWLSRLHDNCLTHFPNLQELYVNHNLLSSISAEAFQGLNKLLRLHLNSNQLRAIRTEWFRDLFQLEILMIGENPIARIQDMNFKPLINLRSLVLTRMNLTEIPDSALVGLDKLESVSFYDNMFPKVPQAALRRVRNLKFLDLNKNPIERIQRGDFVDMIHLKELGINSMPELVSIDSFAVHNLPELTKIGATSNPRLSYIHPNAFTKLPRLESLMLNSNALRALHHVTVESLPNLQEVSMHSNPIYCDCVIRWINMNKTKVRFMEPDALLCAGPSEFEGRLVKHVHFREMADICLPLISPESLPEQVNVDSGRSVSLHCRAFADPEPEIYWVTPSGEKILPQMVSKKYHLHPEGTIDIYGITEKEAGQYTCVAHNLIGSDMRSVSVVVNGFYPLPANESLHIQVKGTEPHSVMVSWVPPKGSLVSNIKWSTTSQQRSMQLTAHVLSDIKTYNLTHLQPLTQYEVCVEITDLQSRHLKNCVNVSTAEVSVGKTHDGFDDGLIISVTAMLLIVSVVACSFICMLRRSDHLYRKLRNQQSEILPSHIKPIWFGSRAKANDSETDSKNSI